From Drosophila suzukii chromosome 2R, CBGP_Dsuzu_IsoJpt1.0, whole genome shotgun sequence, a single genomic window includes:
- the psq gene encoding broad-complex core protein isoforms 1/2/3/4/5 isoform X2 encodes MAAVRGHQYFSLRWNNYQNTMTSVFQQLREDLSFVDVTLSCEHGSLKAHKVVLSACSTYFQKLLLENPCKHPTIILPADIIFTDLKTIIDFVYRGEIDVTESELQGLLRTAEQLKIKGLCETAENADDLNDAATATITVSENIQQAVVGNIVNATIVPGAPSPSLEQQQQQQHHQQQQAQEQHQQQQQVHAQQQQQQQQQQIHAALLTQHGVASGSVSLSGQLLSSSASGSSGSSAGGQQAPQTPTSGLQPTPRKPRLKRSKSPDLPSGGGGAGSSGGGSSSSSSQQQQPQPAHHHQHHPQTILIQGQNPNSIVSLQQTADGNYIPVSASGDDSDVEDHDHDHEHEHGHGGHQHGGHGHGHDHEHDHEHSHDHDHESKPNKICKTEQSVASPASNSSSGSNNAAGVSGVTSTGQAIVTQIVVARDGKDTKNMTSLGMGMNGGLLGVPMGFLDFTPEPPAPSATPVTVTEHVDLSCNPSTDTRDLSNPTEPLDIDNHLAQQIHRLDQSPMHSISHHHTGDESNSNLVQHIKSEVIEAKHLAAAQQHALSQQQHAHHQAHQQQQQQQQHQQHQQQQQQQQQQQHQHLHAQQLLAQSQLQQQQQQQHHQQQQQAAAAAAAAGVHGQHGGHVTHADIGGATVMEIDPSQIKHEPGMIITPEIVNMMSSGHMDMYNSDTSEDSMMIANGSPHDQKEPHYTNLDQQHGMGGSVCGPGPGGAGGGGGMSGGAGSGSGEKGQFNGPKAWTQDDMNSALDALKNQNMSLTKASAIYGIPSTTLWQRAHRLGIETPKKEGGTKSWNEDALQNALEALRSGQISANKASKAFGIPSSTLYKIARREGIRLAAPFNAAPTTWTPEDLERALEAIRAGNTSVQKASAEFGIPTGTLYGRCKREGIELSRSNPTPWSEDAMNEALNSVRVGQMSINQAAIHYNLPYSSLYGRFKRGKYDVVANTSGVALLNTSGNTTGSIEIIEHSQENSQQFPYSPSPHPPTPQHHSTPQHHSTPQQGPPTPQHMQQHVVHMQQQQQQQQSPHPGHHPQHMQQDVVTSSSQVVHSQQQQQQQQQQLQQIYQHHGTPERS; translated from the exons GGTCTCTTGCGCACCGCCGAGCAGCTAAAGATCAAAGGCCTCTGCGAAACCGCCGAGAATGCGGATGACCTGAACGACGCGGCCACAGCAACGATCACAGTTTCGGAGAACATACAGCAGGCGGTCGTTGGTAATATCGTAAACGCCACCATAGTTCCGGGAGCACCATCGCCCTCCTTggaacagcagcagcagcagcaacaccaccagcaacagcaggcACAGGAGCAGcatcagcaacagcagcaggtgcatgcccagcagcaacagcagcagcagcagcaacaaatcCACGCTGCCCTGCTGACGCAACACGGAGTGGCCAGCGGAAGTGTTTCCCTGTCCGGTCAATTGCTTAGCTCCTCGGCCAGCGGCAGCAGCGGAAGTTCAGCCGGCGGACAGCAGGCTCCACAGACGCCAACATCCGGTTTGCAGCCGACGCCGCGCAAGCCTCGACTAAAGCGCTCCAAATCCCCGGATCTGCCATCGggcggaggaggagcaggaagCTCTGGTGGTGGCTCAAGTAGCAGCTcatcgcagcagcagcaaccgcAGCCGGCGCACCACCATCAGCACCACCCGCAGACAATCCTGATCCAGGGCCAAAATCCCAACTCTATTGTGAGCCTTCAGCAGACGGCCGACGGCAATTATATACCAGTGTCGGCCAGTGGTGACGATTCCGACGTCGAGGATCACGACCACGATCACGAGCACGAACACGGCCACGGAGGACATCAGCACGGAGGACACGGTCACGGCCACGATCACGAGCACGATCACGAGCATAGTCACGACCACGACCACGAGAGTAAGCCGAATAAGATCTGCAAGACCGAGCAGTCGGTGGCCTCGCCGGCGTCCAATTCATCCAGCGGCTCGAACAATGCAGCGGGCGTGAGCGGCGTGACATCCACCGGCCAAGCCATCGTCACACAAATTGTAGTAGCGCGCGACggaaaagatacaaaaaatatgactAGTTTAGGCATGGGCATG AACGGCGGCCTGTTGGGCGTGCCCATGGGATTCCTGGACTTCACACCCGAGCCACCAGCACCATCTGCCACCCCAGTCACCGTTACGGAGCACGTCGATCTGTCCTGCAACCCCAGCACGGACACGCGCGATCTATCAA ATCCCACCGAACCGCTCGATATAGACAATCATCTGGCTCAGCAGATCCATCGGCTCGATCAGTCCCCCATGCACTCGATATCTCATCACCATACCGGCGATGAGAGCAACTCGAATCTGGTGCAGCACATCAAAAGCGAGGTAATCGAGGCAAAGCACCTGGCGGCTGCCCAGCAGCATGCACTtagccagcagcaacatgccCATCACCAGGCCcaccagcaacaacagcagcagcagcaacaccaacagcatcagcagcaacagcagcagcaacaacagcagcaacatcaacatctCCATGCACAGCAGCTGTTGGCCCAGAGTcagttgcagcagcaacagcagcagcaacaccatcagcagcaacaacaggcagccgcagcagcagcagcagctggagTGCATGGCCAGCATGGGGGACATGTGACGCATGCCGATATCGGCGGTGCCACAGTCATGGAGATTGATCCGAGCCAGATTAAACACGAGCCGGGCATGATAATAACGCCAGAGATTGTCAACATGATGTCCTCAGGGCATATGG ACATGTACAACTCGGACACGAGCGAGGATTCGATGATGATCGCCAATGGCTCGCCGCACGATCAGAAGGAGCCGCACTATACGAATTTGGATCAGCAGCACGGTATGGGTGGCAGCGTTTGCGGCCCGGGGCCGGGAggtgctggtggtggtgggggCATGAGTGGTGGGgctggctctggctctggcgAGAAAGGTCAGTTTAATGGTCCCAAAGCTTGGACACAAGATGATATGAATTCAGCTTTAGATGCATTAAAGAACCAAAACATGAGCCTGACGAAAGCGTCCGCCATTTATGGCATCCCATCGACCACCCTGTGGCAACGTGCTCATCGTTTGGGCATCGAAACGCCCAAGAAGGAGGGCGGCACCAAGTCGTGGAACGAGGATGCCCTGCAGAATGCCTTGGAGGCGCTGCGTTCGGGTCAGATATCCGCGAACAAAGCATCAAAGGCCTTCGGCATCCCCTCCTCGACGCTCTACAAGATTGCCCGGCGCGAGGGCATCCGCCTTGCGGCGCCGTTCAATGCCGCCCCAACCACGTGGACGCCCGAGGATCTGGAGCGTGCCTTGGAGGCGATACGGGCGGGTAATACATCGGTGCAGAAGGCCAGCGCTGAGTTTGGCATACCCACAG GAACACTTTACGGACGCTGCAAACGGGAGGGCATTGAGCTGTCGCGTTCGAATCCAACGCCCTGGTCCGAGGATGCCATGAACGAGGCCCTGAACTCAGTGCG CGTTGGCCAAATGTCCATCAACCAGGCGGCCATTCACTATAACCTGCCCTACAGCTCGCTCTACGGCCGCTTCAAGCGGGGCAAATACGACGTGGTGGCCAACACGAGTGGCGTGGCGCTGCTCAACACCTCGGGCAACACCACTGGCAGCATTGAGATTATCGAGCACAGTCAGGAGAATTCG CAACAGTTCCCGTACAGCCCATCGCCGCATCCGCCAACGCCGCAGCACCACAGCACGCCGCAGCATCACAGTACGCCGCAGCAGGGGCCGCCTACGCCCCAGCACATGCAGCAGCACGTAGTACAcatgcaacagcaacagcagcagcagcagtcgcCCCATCCGGGCCACCATCCGCAGCACATGCAGCAGGATGTGGTCACATCGAGCAGTCAGGTGGTGCAcagccaacagcagcagcagcagcaacagcagcagcttcAGCAGATCTATCAGCACCACGGGACGCCGGAGCGTAGTTGA
- the psq gene encoding broad-complex core protein isoforms 1/2/3/4/5 isoform X3, with translation MAAVRGHQYFSLRWNNYQNTMTSVFQQLREDLSFVDVTLSCEHGSLKAHKVVLSACSTYFQKLLLENPCKHPTIILPADIIFTDLKTIIDFVYRGEIDVTESELQGLLRTAEQLKIKGLCETAENADDLNDAATATITVSENIQQAVVGNIVNATIVPGAPSPSLEQQQQQQHHQQQQAQEQHQQQQQVHAQQQQQQQQQQIHAALLTQHGVASGSVSLSGQLLSSSASGSSGSSAGGQQAPQTPTSGLQPTPRKPRLKRSKSPDLPSGGGGAGSSGGGSSSSSSQQQQPQPAHHHQHHPQTILIQGQNPNSIVSLQQTADGNYIPVSASGDDSDVEDHDHDHEHEHGHGGHQHGGHGHGHDHEHDHEHSHDHDHESKPNKICKTEQSVASPASNSSSGSNNAAGVSGVTSTGQAIVTQIVVARDGKDTKNMTSLGMGMNGGLLGVPMGFLDFTPEPPAPSATPVTVTEHVDLSCNPSTDTRDLSNPTEPLDIDNHLAQQIHRLDQSPMHSISHHHTGDESNSNLVQHIKSEVIEAKHLAAAQQHALSQQQHAHHQAHQQQQQQQQHQQHQQQQQQQQQQQHQHLHAQQLLAQSQLQQQQQQQHHQQQQQAAAAAAAAGVHGQHGGHVTHADIGGATVMEIDPSQIKHEPGMIITPEIVNMMSSGHMDMYNSDTSEDSMMIANGSPHDQKEPHYTNLDQQHGMGGSVCGPGPGGAGGGGGMSGGAGSGSGEKDALKNQNMSLTKASAIYGIPSTTLWQRAHRLGIETPKKEGGTKSWNEDALQNALEALRSGQISANKASKAFGIPSSTLYKIARREGIRLAAPFNAAPTTWTPEDLERALEAIRAGNTSVQKASAEFGIPTGTLYGRCKREGIELSRSNPTPWSEDAMNEALNSVRVGQMSINQAAIHYNLPYSSLYGRFKRGKYDVVANTSGVALLNTSGNTTGSIEIIEHSQENSLHMLQQQFPYSPSPHPPTPQHHSTPQHHSTPQQGPPTPQHMQQHVVHMQQQQQQQQSPHPGHHPQHMQQDVVTSSSQVVHSQQQQQQQQQQLQQIYQHHGTPERS, from the exons GGTCTCTTGCGCACCGCCGAGCAGCTAAAGATCAAAGGCCTCTGCGAAACCGCCGAGAATGCGGATGACCTGAACGACGCGGCCACAGCAACGATCACAGTTTCGGAGAACATACAGCAGGCGGTCGTTGGTAATATCGTAAACGCCACCATAGTTCCGGGAGCACCATCGCCCTCCTTggaacagcagcagcagcagcaacaccaccagcaacagcaggcACAGGAGCAGcatcagcaacagcagcaggtgcatgcccagcagcaacagcagcagcagcagcaacaaatcCACGCTGCCCTGCTGACGCAACACGGAGTGGCCAGCGGAAGTGTTTCCCTGTCCGGTCAATTGCTTAGCTCCTCGGCCAGCGGCAGCAGCGGAAGTTCAGCCGGCGGACAGCAGGCTCCACAGACGCCAACATCCGGTTTGCAGCCGACGCCGCGCAAGCCTCGACTAAAGCGCTCCAAATCCCCGGATCTGCCATCGggcggaggaggagcaggaagCTCTGGTGGTGGCTCAAGTAGCAGCTcatcgcagcagcagcaaccgcAGCCGGCGCACCACCATCAGCACCACCCGCAGACAATCCTGATCCAGGGCCAAAATCCCAACTCTATTGTGAGCCTTCAGCAGACGGCCGACGGCAATTATATACCAGTGTCGGCCAGTGGTGACGATTCCGACGTCGAGGATCACGACCACGATCACGAGCACGAACACGGCCACGGAGGACATCAGCACGGAGGACACGGTCACGGCCACGATCACGAGCACGATCACGAGCATAGTCACGACCACGACCACGAGAGTAAGCCGAATAAGATCTGCAAGACCGAGCAGTCGGTGGCCTCGCCGGCGTCCAATTCATCCAGCGGCTCGAACAATGCAGCGGGCGTGAGCGGCGTGACATCCACCGGCCAAGCCATCGTCACACAAATTGTAGTAGCGCGCGACggaaaagatacaaaaaatatgactAGTTTAGGCATGGGCATG AACGGCGGCCTGTTGGGCGTGCCCATGGGATTCCTGGACTTCACACCCGAGCCACCAGCACCATCTGCCACCCCAGTCACCGTTACGGAGCACGTCGATCTGTCCTGCAACCCCAGCACGGACACGCGCGATCTATCAA ATCCCACCGAACCGCTCGATATAGACAATCATCTGGCTCAGCAGATCCATCGGCTCGATCAGTCCCCCATGCACTCGATATCTCATCACCATACCGGCGATGAGAGCAACTCGAATCTGGTGCAGCACATCAAAAGCGAGGTAATCGAGGCAAAGCACCTGGCGGCTGCCCAGCAGCATGCACTtagccagcagcaacatgccCATCACCAGGCCcaccagcaacaacagcagcagcagcaacaccaacagcatcagcagcaacagcagcagcaacaacagcagcaacatcaacatctCCATGCACAGCAGCTGTTGGCCCAGAGTcagttgcagcagcaacagcagcagcaacaccatcagcagcaacaacaggcagccgcagcagcagcagcagctggagTGCATGGCCAGCATGGGGGACATGTGACGCATGCCGATATCGGCGGTGCCACAGTCATGGAGATTGATCCGAGCCAGATTAAACACGAGCCGGGCATGATAATAACGCCAGAGATTGTCAACATGATGTCCTCAGGGCATATGG ACATGTACAACTCGGACACGAGCGAGGATTCGATGATGATCGCCAATGGCTCGCCGCACGATCAGAAGGAGCCGCACTATACGAATTTGGATCAGCAGCACGGTATGGGTGGCAGCGTTTGCGGCCCGGGGCCGGGAggtgctggtggtggtgggggCATGAGTGGTGGGgctggctctggctctggcgAGAAAG ATGCATTAAAGAACCAAAACATGAGCCTGACGAAAGCGTCCGCCATTTATGGCATCCCATCGACCACCCTGTGGCAACGTGCTCATCGTTTGGGCATCGAAACGCCCAAGAAGGAGGGCGGCACCAAGTCGTGGAACGAGGATGCCCTGCAGAATGCCTTGGAGGCGCTGCGTTCGGGTCAGATATCCGCGAACAAAGCATCAAAGGCCTTCGGCATCCCCTCCTCGACGCTCTACAAGATTGCCCGGCGCGAGGGCATCCGCCTTGCGGCGCCGTTCAATGCCGCCCCAACCACGTGGACGCCCGAGGATCTGGAGCGTGCCTTGGAGGCGATACGGGCGGGTAATACATCGGTGCAGAAGGCCAGCGCTGAGTTTGGCATACCCACAG GAACACTTTACGGACGCTGCAAACGGGAGGGCATTGAGCTGTCGCGTTCGAATCCAACGCCCTGGTCCGAGGATGCCATGAACGAGGCCCTGAACTCAGTGCG CGTTGGCCAAATGTCCATCAACCAGGCGGCCATTCACTATAACCTGCCCTACAGCTCGCTCTACGGCCGCTTCAAGCGGGGCAAATACGACGTGGTGGCCAACACGAGTGGCGTGGCGCTGCTCAACACCTCGGGCAACACCACTGGCAGCATTGAGATTATCGAGCACAGTCAGGAGAATTCG TTGCATATGTTACAGCAACAGTTCCCGTACAGCCCATCGCCGCATCCGCCAACGCCGCAGCACCACAGCACGCCGCAGCATCACAGTACGCCGCAGCAGGGGCCGCCTACGCCCCAGCACATGCAGCAGCACGTAGTACAcatgcaacagcaacagcagcagcagcagtcgcCCCATCCGGGCCACCATCCGCAGCACATGCAGCAGGATGTGGTCACATCGAGCAGTCAGGTGGTGCAcagccaacagcagcagcagcagcaacagcagcagcttcAGCAGATCTATCAGCACCACGGGACGCCGGAGCGTAGTTGA
- the psq gene encoding broad-complex core protein isoforms 1/2/3/4/5 isoform X1 encodes MAAVRGHQYFSLRWNNYQNTMTSVFQQLREDLSFVDVTLSCEHGSLKAHKVVLSACSTYFQKLLLENPCKHPTIILPADIIFTDLKTIIDFVYRGEIDVTESELQGLLRTAEQLKIKGLCETAENADDLNDAATATITVSENIQQAVVGNIVNATIVPGAPSPSLEQQQQQQHHQQQQAQEQHQQQQQVHAQQQQQQQQQQIHAALLTQHGVASGSVSLSGQLLSSSASGSSGSSAGGQQAPQTPTSGLQPTPRKPRLKRSKSPDLPSGGGGAGSSGGGSSSSSSQQQQPQPAHHHQHHPQTILIQGQNPNSIVSLQQTADGNYIPVSASGDDSDVEDHDHDHEHEHGHGGHQHGGHGHGHDHEHDHEHSHDHDHESKPNKICKTEQSVASPASNSSSGSNNAAGVSGVTSTGQAIVTQIVVARDGKDTKNMTSLGMGMNGGLLGVPMGFLDFTPEPPAPSATPVTVTEHVDLSCNPSTDTRDLSNPTEPLDIDNHLAQQIHRLDQSPMHSISHHHTGDESNSNLVQHIKSEVIEAKHLAAAQQHALSQQQHAHHQAHQQQQQQQQHQQHQQQQQQQQQQQHQHLHAQQLLAQSQLQQQQQQQHHQQQQQAAAAAAAAGVHGQHGGHVTHADIGGATVMEIDPSQIKHEPGMIITPEIVNMMSSGHMDMYNSDTSEDSMMIANGSPHDQKEPHYTNLDQQHGMGGSVCGPGPGGAGGGGGMSGGAGSGSGEKGQFNGPKAWTQDDMNSALDALKNQNMSLTKASAIYGIPSTTLWQRAHRLGIETPKKEGGTKSWNEDALQNALEALRSGQISANKASKAFGIPSSTLYKIARREGIRLAAPFNAAPTTWTPEDLERALEAIRAGNTSVQKASAEFGIPTGTLYGRCKREGIELSRSNPTPWSEDAMNEALNSVRVGQMSINQAAIHYNLPYSSLYGRFKRGKYDVVANTSGVALLNTSGNTTGSIEIIEHSQENSLHMLQQQFPYSPSPHPPTPQHHSTPQHHSTPQQGPPTPQHMQQHVVHMQQQQQQQQSPHPGHHPQHMQQDVVTSSSQVVHSQQQQQQQQQQLQQIYQHHGTPERS; translated from the exons GGTCTCTTGCGCACCGCCGAGCAGCTAAAGATCAAAGGCCTCTGCGAAACCGCCGAGAATGCGGATGACCTGAACGACGCGGCCACAGCAACGATCACAGTTTCGGAGAACATACAGCAGGCGGTCGTTGGTAATATCGTAAACGCCACCATAGTTCCGGGAGCACCATCGCCCTCCTTggaacagcagcagcagcagcaacaccaccagcaacagcaggcACAGGAGCAGcatcagcaacagcagcaggtgcatgcccagcagcaacagcagcagcagcagcaacaaatcCACGCTGCCCTGCTGACGCAACACGGAGTGGCCAGCGGAAGTGTTTCCCTGTCCGGTCAATTGCTTAGCTCCTCGGCCAGCGGCAGCAGCGGAAGTTCAGCCGGCGGACAGCAGGCTCCACAGACGCCAACATCCGGTTTGCAGCCGACGCCGCGCAAGCCTCGACTAAAGCGCTCCAAATCCCCGGATCTGCCATCGggcggaggaggagcaggaagCTCTGGTGGTGGCTCAAGTAGCAGCTcatcgcagcagcagcaaccgcAGCCGGCGCACCACCATCAGCACCACCCGCAGACAATCCTGATCCAGGGCCAAAATCCCAACTCTATTGTGAGCCTTCAGCAGACGGCCGACGGCAATTATATACCAGTGTCGGCCAGTGGTGACGATTCCGACGTCGAGGATCACGACCACGATCACGAGCACGAACACGGCCACGGAGGACATCAGCACGGAGGACACGGTCACGGCCACGATCACGAGCACGATCACGAGCATAGTCACGACCACGACCACGAGAGTAAGCCGAATAAGATCTGCAAGACCGAGCAGTCGGTGGCCTCGCCGGCGTCCAATTCATCCAGCGGCTCGAACAATGCAGCGGGCGTGAGCGGCGTGACATCCACCGGCCAAGCCATCGTCACACAAATTGTAGTAGCGCGCGACggaaaagatacaaaaaatatgactAGTTTAGGCATGGGCATG AACGGCGGCCTGTTGGGCGTGCCCATGGGATTCCTGGACTTCACACCCGAGCCACCAGCACCATCTGCCACCCCAGTCACCGTTACGGAGCACGTCGATCTGTCCTGCAACCCCAGCACGGACACGCGCGATCTATCAA ATCCCACCGAACCGCTCGATATAGACAATCATCTGGCTCAGCAGATCCATCGGCTCGATCAGTCCCCCATGCACTCGATATCTCATCACCATACCGGCGATGAGAGCAACTCGAATCTGGTGCAGCACATCAAAAGCGAGGTAATCGAGGCAAAGCACCTGGCGGCTGCCCAGCAGCATGCACTtagccagcagcaacatgccCATCACCAGGCCcaccagcaacaacagcagcagcagcaacaccaacagcatcagcagcaacagcagcagcaacaacagcagcaacatcaacatctCCATGCACAGCAGCTGTTGGCCCAGAGTcagttgcagcagcaacagcagcagcaacaccatcagcagcaacaacaggcagccgcagcagcagcagcagctggagTGCATGGCCAGCATGGGGGACATGTGACGCATGCCGATATCGGCGGTGCCACAGTCATGGAGATTGATCCGAGCCAGATTAAACACGAGCCGGGCATGATAATAACGCCAGAGATTGTCAACATGATGTCCTCAGGGCATATGG ACATGTACAACTCGGACACGAGCGAGGATTCGATGATGATCGCCAATGGCTCGCCGCACGATCAGAAGGAGCCGCACTATACGAATTTGGATCAGCAGCACGGTATGGGTGGCAGCGTTTGCGGCCCGGGGCCGGGAggtgctggtggtggtgggggCATGAGTGGTGGGgctggctctggctctggcgAGAAAGGTCAGTTTAATGGTCCCAAAGCTTGGACACAAGATGATATGAATTCAGCTTTAGATGCATTAAAGAACCAAAACATGAGCCTGACGAAAGCGTCCGCCATTTATGGCATCCCATCGACCACCCTGTGGCAACGTGCTCATCGTTTGGGCATCGAAACGCCCAAGAAGGAGGGCGGCACCAAGTCGTGGAACGAGGATGCCCTGCAGAATGCCTTGGAGGCGCTGCGTTCGGGTCAGATATCCGCGAACAAAGCATCAAAGGCCTTCGGCATCCCCTCCTCGACGCTCTACAAGATTGCCCGGCGCGAGGGCATCCGCCTTGCGGCGCCGTTCAATGCCGCCCCAACCACGTGGACGCCCGAGGATCTGGAGCGTGCCTTGGAGGCGATACGGGCGGGTAATACATCGGTGCAGAAGGCCAGCGCTGAGTTTGGCATACCCACAG GAACACTTTACGGACGCTGCAAACGGGAGGGCATTGAGCTGTCGCGTTCGAATCCAACGCCCTGGTCCGAGGATGCCATGAACGAGGCCCTGAACTCAGTGCG CGTTGGCCAAATGTCCATCAACCAGGCGGCCATTCACTATAACCTGCCCTACAGCTCGCTCTACGGCCGCTTCAAGCGGGGCAAATACGACGTGGTGGCCAACACGAGTGGCGTGGCGCTGCTCAACACCTCGGGCAACACCACTGGCAGCATTGAGATTATCGAGCACAGTCAGGAGAATTCG TTGCATATGTTACAGCAACAGTTCCCGTACAGCCCATCGCCGCATCCGCCAACGCCGCAGCACCACAGCACGCCGCAGCATCACAGTACGCCGCAGCAGGGGCCGCCTACGCCCCAGCACATGCAGCAGCACGTAGTACAcatgcaacagcaacagcagcagcagcagtcgcCCCATCCGGGCCACCATCCGCAGCACATGCAGCAGGATGTGGTCACATCGAGCAGTCAGGTGGTGCAcagccaacagcagcagcagcagcaacagcagcagcttcAGCAGATCTATCAGCACCACGGGACGCCGGAGCGTAGTTGA
- the LOC136116670 gene encoding uncharacterized protein — translation MGSTGGGGGGGGGAGVGVGVGGGGASSSGSTAASSTPFASISALVSGPSSAPPPPPVAASGSSASVSGGTSKRKKANKQKR, via the coding sequence ATGGGCAGCACCGGCGGTGGAGGCGGAGGAGGTGGTGGAGCAGGAGTAGGAGTTGGAgtaggaggaggaggagccaGCTCTAGTGGCAGCACGGCGGCCAGTAGCACACCCTTTGCCAGCATATCGGCGCTGGTCAGCGGACCGTCTAGTGCCCCACCACCACCGCCGGTGGCGGCCAGTGGCTCGTCGGCGTCAGTCAGCGGCGGCACCAGCAAGCGCAAGAAAGCCAACAAGCAAAAGCGTTGA